The Flavobacterium sp. M31R6 nucleotide sequence TGTTCAGGAAGAAATTGATAATTTATAATAAAAAAAAAGCTTCATTTCGGAGCTTTTTTTTATTATATGTAGTTAGTTTTTAGGTCTAAATGACTTCAATTCTTTTTGAATGCTCAATCGCTTCGTCGCTGTTTTTAAAATAGCAGATTTCTACATTTAATTCCTTTAAGTTGTTCAGCACGGATATAACTTTTTTTGACTTTGAACTTCCAGTTTGTCTGATATAAACCGCTTTTACATTTACAGGGAAAATTTTACATATGTCCTCATATAAATAGGGGTCGTCCTGAGAATCATCACCTAGCAAAACGTATTTTAAATTTGGATAAAATTCTAGTATATGTTTTATTTTTTCAAATTTATGGTTGTGGCCTCCTCTTCCTGTAAACACGAAATCTTTTAAACTTGTTTTGATGTCTTTTAGTAATAAAACCGCTCTGGGCAACTCGTGAATTTCGGTAAAACGAATTATGAAAGTATATAAATTCCACTCACTGCTTGAGACATAAAAAAAGGCATTTTGTTCGTTTTTATTATTTCTGCCTGCAGAACTTAAAGCTTGATAGTGGGAAGCTACGTTTCGGTAAATTTTTCTGCTGTTTACATTTCTAAACAATAAAACATACAGTTTTTTTAAAGGATTTGATGTGTACGAAATTAAAAAAGTGTCGTCGATGTCTGAGATAATTCCGAGACTGCCTTGGGTGGGGCGAATATAACTTCCTTTTTCGACTATGCTTTCATTATTGTGAATGATACTTACTTCATAATCAATCCAGCCAAAGCCAACTGAAGTATCAACAGGAATACAAAACTTAAAATAACCGTCGTCTAATGTTCTCGTACGGATTGTTGAATTTTTGTATTTTAAATACACATCGGCATTTGGTTTTGTTTTTGCTCGAAATAAATTAATTATCGCAGCCGCATTTTTGAAATTATTTTTTTTATAATCATAATCCTTGACTTTGTTGGAATTAAAAACATGGCCCATGACAATGAGTTCTTGTTCATTGGCATATCCACGATATAATTTTAAAAAAGGCTTCATTTGATATGATTGATTTTATTTATGACTAAATTTATTGTTTTTTATTAACATACTATCCGAAATTATGAAAAAGAGTATCATCATGGTAGTGAATCCAATATCGGGAGATGTTGATAAAGCCCAATTTGTGGAAGCGGTCAGTTTTTTTGCAAAGAAAGAAAATTTGGAACTCATTTTATATGAGACTTCTGGAGAAGGTGATTTGTTTAAAGTAAGAGAATTGTATAAAGAGTATCAACCCGAAAGAATTTTGGTTGCAGGTGGTGACGGAACAATAAAAATGGTTGCTGAGGCAATAGAAAAGCATGATGTAATTCTCGGGATTTTGCCAGCTGGTTCCGCAAACGGTTTGTCGGTTGATTTGAATTTGCCAATAGCACTTGAAGAAAATTTAGAGATTGCTTTTTATGGTAATTATATTGAGATTGACATGATTGCTATCAACGGTAAAAAAAGTTTGCATTTGAGTGATATTGGACTCAATGCGGATCTCGTCAAAAATTATGAAAATAGCGAAACGCGCGGCATGTGGGGATATGCCATTCAGGCTTATACTACTTTGAAAGATATGCAGGATCCTTTTGAAGCAACAATCACCGCAAACAATCAAACTATTGCATGTGTAGCTCGAATGATTGTGATTGCCAATTCACAAAAGTATGGAACTGGAGTAATCATTAATCCGGATGGAGCAATGAACGATGGCAAATTTGAAGTAGTGATTCTTAAAAATTTGGATTTAATTGTTTTTGGAAAAATTATCACCGGAAATATGCCGATTGAATCAGATGATATTGAAATAATTTCAACAGACAGAGCCACCATAAAAACTAATATTCCTGTAAGTTTTCAAATTGATGGTGAGTATTGTGGAGCCGAAAGTATTTTGGAAATTTCTATTTTGCCCAAACAATTAAAGGTAGCCGTTGCCTAAATTTCGTTAATTATTTAAATGGATTTCTTTCCTGCCAGGCAATTTCGGGTTCCAATTTTGGAAATATTTTAGGGACATGCTTGTTTATATGTTTATTACTGTGTTCCATAAAACCGAACATTTCCATTGGCTTTGCCCCAACAGAGCTTTTAATTTCCAAAGCCGTTCTGGAGAAAATAATTTCTTTGAATCCTTTATTGATAGAATAAGCGATCATATCATATAGCATATTCAAATACAGCATTTTTTCTCTTTGGACAGTATCGTCATAACCTAAAAAATAAGTATCTATCGTGCTGCCATTTTTGATTAATGTGTTGAAACCAATAAGTTTTTCATCCAAAAAATAACCGTAGAATAAGAAATTGTCTTTTAAAGTTTCTTTAAAAATCCTAAAATGGTTTTTGGTTAGAAAAAAAGTATTGAAAGGCGCATTTTGGGCAACGTGGTGGTATAAGTCATAAATAGTTTCTTCATACCTGATTATGTCTTCCAGATGTAATTTCCTTTTTTCAATTCCTTCCGCTTTTTTTCGCGCTCTTTTATACTGATCGCGATATTTTTTTATCAAAGAATCGATATAATCTTGTTCCGTTCTCCATTCATCACGAATTGGAAAGGTCATATTAGGCTGAATGCAATATTTATAGTTTTTTGTAAAGACATCTGATGTGAAGTTTTCGACATCTTTTTGTGTATAATCTTTAAAAGTGGTGATGTGCACTTTCTTACCTATCGATTTAAATTTAGATTTTAAATCATTAGTTGCTTTTTTTAAAGTTTTAATGCCTTCAACTGTCGATATGGAATCAGAAAAAACAAAGGAATTTTGCCCTGTGAGCATATTATTGCCAATGAGAAGAACGTGAGAAGCGAAATTTTTTAGAATAAATTTCCGGACACTAGCCTTAACACATCGATCTCTATCTCCAAAAGATTCCAACTTGTTTAAATCCAAAAATTGAGAGATCGCGATACCTACTAAGTTTTGATCCTTAAAAAGACCAATATAATGACAAATCATATTACTGGGAGCCGACTTTTCTAGAATTTCAAAATATTCGTTGGACAAAAAAATATTTTTAGAGCCTAAATCATTCCAGTTTTCAGGAAGTTGGGCATTGGTCTCGTAAATCTGATATGAAAGTGTTGTTTTCAAATTGAGTAAGTATATTTTTTCAAATTTAGCCAATTTATATGGAATTGTTATTAAGTTTAGAAGCAGGATTTGGAGTAGAAAAATTTGGCATTTTTTTCGACATTGTCCCGCACACGAGGCTGAAAGCCGAACTGGCGAAGCAATCGGGGCTAAAGGGCAATGCCATTAAGTTAAGGAAAAACTATTTTTTTCACGCAGATTTCGCAGATTTCCGCAGAAAAATGAGAAAAAAATCTGCCGAATCTGCTGAATCTGCGTGCTATTTTTTATTTTTTTTCTTAACTTAATGACATTGGGCTAAAGGGAAACATTTTTGCTATTATCTAAAAAAAGAATAAAAGTAATAATCGAACTCCGATTTGAATTTTATGAATTCTGTAATTATTCTTTTTCAAAATCTTAGAATCTTAGATACTTTGAATCTCAGTATCTTTTCTCTAACTTTATAGAAAAGAAACGATTATGCAAACATATAACGAAGAATCAGCAAGCCCCATTTTGGAAAATTTAAAAGATTGGCATTTCAAGAAAAATGCCATTGAAAAAGATTTCAAATTTAAGAACTTCTCACAGGCACTTGGTTTTATAGTGCAGGTTGGTGTATTGGCCGAAAGGATGAATCATCATCCTGAACTTTTTAATGTATATAATAAAGTGAATATTCGTTTGAATACACATGATTCGGGAGGAGTGACCACCAGAGATTTTGAATTGGCAGGTCAAATTGAAAGTTTGTTTCAATAAAAAAAGCCTTATTTCTATAACGTATAGAAATAAGGCTTACTTATATTTTTAGCTTTGATTTACAACCATCCGCAAATCAAAGTTCCTATAATAGTCAAGGTAACTATCCAGTATCCGGCGTGTATGCAAATATATGTCCAAGATTTTCTTTCGAATAAACCGTTTATTGCAATTATTGGGAAAGCAAAAAACAAACCGGAGATGAATCCATGTAAAGCGCCATGCTTGAATGTTCTAAAGGCAGTACCGTAATCAGCCATGAAAGCTTTAAATGAAGGAAGCGCTTCGTTTATTTTGGCGTATCCACCTATCATGCTCATAGCTCCTGTTTGATGTATTGTTAATGACATCTCAACAAGTACGATAAGAAGAGAGAAAATATAGGTCAAGCCAAAAATCTTCAACATATTTCCTTTTTGCAGTTCCTCTTGAGTGAGGCCAGTTTCTTTCATCCATGCAGTACCGAAGACTTTTGGATTGTACCAAATAAATCCTACTACTAATGTTGCTAATGCACTTACAAAAATTGCAATCCAATTCATTTCCATAATTTAAGGTTTTAAGGTTATGCATCAAATGTAATTAATTTTTTGATATGTATTTTAAGTCTTTAAAATGTAAATTAAGTAATATAAAGACTATATATATTATTAAAACATGTATTTAATCGATTATTTTTGTATTTAATAGAACTTTGTCATTACTTTTGTTGTATTAAACGTAAACATAAAGATTATGAAAGGAGCGTGATTCTAAATTGGTTGCAAACACCAATGATGATATGCAAATTACATATGACCGACAAAACAGTAAATATCTACATATGAAAAATATCATTACATTATTTCTTAC carries:
- a CDS encoding App1 family protein; translation: MKPFLKLYRGYANEQELIVMGHVFNSNKVKDYDYKKNNFKNAAAIINLFRAKTKPNADVYLKYKNSTIRTRTLDDGYFKFCIPVDTSVGFGWIDYEVSIIHNNESIVEKGSYIRPTQGSLGIISDIDDTFLISYTSNPLKKLYVLLFRNVNSRKIYRNVASHYQALSSAGRNNKNEQNAFFYVSSSEWNLYTFIIRFTEIHELPRAVLLLKDIKTSLKDFVFTGRGGHNHKFEKIKHILEFYPNLKYVLLGDDSQDDPYLYEDICKIFPVNVKAVYIRQTGSSKSKKVISVLNNLKELNVEICYFKNSDEAIEHSKRIEVI
- a CDS encoding diacylglycerol kinase family protein → MKKSIIMVVNPISGDVDKAQFVEAVSFFAKKENLELILYETSGEGDLFKVRELYKEYQPERILVAGGDGTIKMVAEAIEKHDVILGILPAGSANGLSVDLNLPIALEENLEIAFYGNYIEIDMIAINGKKSLHLSDIGLNADLVKNYENSETRGMWGYAIQAYTTLKDMQDPFEATITANNQTIACVARMIVIANSQKYGTGVIINPDGAMNDGKFEVVILKNLDLIVFGKIITGNMPIESDDIEIISTDRATIKTNIPVSFQIDGEYCGAESILEISILPKQLKVAVA
- a CDS encoding GNAT family N-acetyltransferase produces the protein MKTTLSYQIYETNAQLPENWNDLGSKNIFLSNEYFEILEKSAPSNMICHYIGLFKDQNLVGIAISQFLDLNKLESFGDRDRCVKASVRKFILKNFASHVLLIGNNMLTGQNSFVFSDSISTVEGIKTLKKATNDLKSKFKSIGKKVHITTFKDYTQKDVENFTSDVFTKNYKYCIQPNMTFPIRDEWRTEQDYIDSLIKKYRDQYKRARKKAEGIEKRKLHLEDIIRYEETIYDLYHHVAQNAPFNTFFLTKNHFRIFKETLKDNFLFYGYFLDEKLIGFNTLIKNGSTIDTYFLGYDDTVQREKMLYLNMLYDMIAYSINKGFKEIIFSRTALEIKSSVGAKPMEMFGFMEHSNKHINKHVPKIFPKLEPEIAWQERNPFK
- a CDS encoding 4a-hydroxytetrahydrobiopterin dehydratase, which codes for MQTYNEESASPILENLKDWHFKKNAIEKDFKFKNFSQALGFIVQVGVLAERMNHHPELFNVYNKVNIRLNTHDSGGVTTRDFELAGQIESLFQ
- a CDS encoding DUF1761 domain-containing protein — its product is MEMNWIAIFVSALATLVVGFIWYNPKVFGTAWMKETGLTQEELQKGNMLKIFGLTYIFSLLIVLVEMSLTIHQTGAMSMIGGYAKINEALPSFKAFMADYGTAFRTFKHGALHGFISGLFFAFPIIAINGLFERKSWTYICIHAGYWIVTLTIIGTLICGWL